In Planctomycetota bacterium, a single window of DNA contains:
- a CDS encoding SPFH domain-containing protein gives MRADLQAYRSAASAAFKGLAFQIVLAVATVTYSIFSKDYAAFSGMLFMLAGIVAWLVLGIVYDQHRRERVEAMENEALAAGGGAGTSVFEGRDEFRPAAARLAGLYKFLFPFAALLIAAMLIGLGIWRVTQALEMLRTRMVMPTQPGWALGLGVTFAALGFVAARYAAGLAKQPVWQNLRAGASFAVGSSLIWLAIAVAHLVDYVGTDALVRWMPAIIPGFIILIGVEIVLHIVLGAYRPRRAGEMPRAAFESRLLGFAAAPDRLAQSISDAINYQLGFDVTGGWGYRLLSRWIAPLLVVGVVVIWLMSAVVVVQPHQRATVLRFGAPVRMNIEPGWHFKWMWPIETVYIPEYYTRDDKGRLTLQDRTATGLRRLELGTMPPATTEPILWTNDHIGEEVWQYVRMTQGRSQGGLADVAAISIELPMQYTISDVFVYDQLGPPENRDELLRAVARREVTRFFQTLHLDEVLGGDRAVLSGRLRTRVQAAFDALNPGPDGKPLGAGVQIDFLGITGVHPPKETAMAFEAPVQTTQRREARLAAAETDAIEALTGVAGDVELARRIVREIEVLDRLRAGRRTGDQEANAVKIVEQEIAVQRLLEDAGGAAAAALAEAGADRWHRHMGARAEAARYRGQVALYEAQPDLFRVTRFFEALGDATRDIRLYVVSDSVRDLNGVIDLKDVNMGVDVFDTKEDGQ, from the coding sequence ATGAGAGCTGACTTACAGGCCTATCGCAGCGCCGCGTCGGCGGCATTCAAGGGCCTCGCCTTCCAGATCGTGCTCGCCGTTGCGACGGTGACGTACTCGATTTTCTCGAAGGACTACGCGGCCTTCTCGGGCATGCTCTTCATGCTCGCGGGCATCGTCGCGTGGCTGGTCCTGGGCATCGTGTACGACCAGCACCGGCGCGAGCGCGTCGAGGCGATGGAGAACGAAGCGCTCGCCGCCGGCGGGGGGGCGGGCACCTCGGTGTTCGAGGGGCGCGACGAGTTCCGCCCTGCGGCGGCCCGCCTCGCGGGGCTGTACAAGTTCCTCTTCCCGTTCGCCGCCCTGCTCATCGCGGCGATGCTCATCGGCCTGGGCATCTGGCGCGTGACGCAGGCGCTGGAGATGCTCCGCACGCGGATGGTCATGCCCACGCAGCCCGGCTGGGCGCTGGGCCTGGGCGTGACGTTCGCGGCGTTGGGGTTCGTCGCGGCGCGGTACGCCGCGGGGCTGGCCAAGCAGCCCGTGTGGCAGAACCTGCGCGCCGGCGCGTCGTTCGCCGTGGGGTCCTCGCTCATCTGGCTGGCGATCGCCGTGGCCCACCTGGTGGACTACGTCGGCACCGACGCGCTTGTCCGGTGGATGCCCGCGATCATCCCGGGCTTCATCATCCTGATCGGCGTCGAGATCGTGCTGCACATCGTGCTGGGCGCGTACCGACCCCGCCGAGCGGGCGAGATGCCCCGGGCGGCGTTCGAGTCGCGTCTGCTGGGCTTTGCGGCGGCGCCGGACCGGCTGGCGCAGTCGATCAGCGACGCGATCAACTATCAACTGGGGTTCGATGTCACCGGCGGGTGGGGCTACCGCCTGCTGAGCCGCTGGATCGCGCCGCTGCTGGTCGTGGGCGTGGTGGTGATCTGGCTGATGAGCGCGGTGGTCGTGGTGCAGCCGCACCAGCGGGCGACGGTGCTGCGGTTCGGTGCGCCGGTGCGGATGAACATCGAGCCGGGGTGGCATTTCAAGTGGATGTGGCCGATCGAGACGGTGTACATCCCGGAGTACTACACGCGCGACGACAAGGGGCGCCTGACGCTGCAGGACCGCACGGCGACGGGGCTGCGCCGGCTGGAGCTGGGCACGATGCCCCCGGCGACGACCGAGCCGATCCTGTGGACGAACGACCACATCGGCGAGGAAGTCTGGCAGTACGTGCGGATGACGCAGGGGCGCTCGCAGGGCGGGCTGGCGGACGTCGCGGCGATCTCGATCGAACTGCCGATGCAGTACACGATCAGCGACGTGTTCGTGTACGACCAGCTCGGCCCGCCGGAGAATCGCGACGAACTGCTGCGGGCGGTGGCGCGCCGCGAGGTGACGCGGTTCTTCCAGACGCTGCACCTGGACGAGGTGCTGGGGGGCGACCGCGCGGTGCTCTCCGGGCGCCTGCGCACGCGCGTGCAGGCGGCGTTCGACGCGCTGAACCCCGGGCCCGACGGGAAGCCGCTGGGCGCGGGCGTGCAGATCGACTTCCTGGGCATCACGGGCGTGCACCCGCCGAAGGAGACCGCGATGGCCTTCGAGGCGCCGGTGCAGACCACGCAGCGTCGCGAGGCGCGCCTGGCCGCGGCGGAGACCGACGCGATCGAGGCGCTCACCGGGGTGGCGGGCGACGTGGAACTGGCGCGGCGCATCGTCCGCGAGATCGAGGTGCTCGACCGGCTCCGGGCCGGCCGGCGCACGGGCGACCAGGAAGCCAACGCGGTGAAGATCGTCGAGCAGGAGATCGCCGTGCAGCGCCTGCTGGAAGACGCCGGCGGGGCGGCGGCGGCGGCGCTGGCCGAGGCCGGGGCCGACCGCTGGCACCGGCACATGGGCGCCCGGGCGGAGGCGGCCCGGTACCGCGGGCAGGTGGCGCTGTACGAGGCGCAGCCGGATCTCTTCCGCGTGACGCGGTTCTTCGAGGCGCTCGGCGACGCGACGCGCGACATCCGGCTGTACGTGGTGTCGGACTCGGTGCGTGACCTCAACGGCGTGATCGACCTCAAGGACGTCAACATGGGCGTGGACGTCTTCGACACGAAGGAAGACGGGCAGTAA
- a CDS encoding protease modulator HflC yields MRTFIRFLVAGVFLLALFAFACTYTVRFTEAGVLTMFGRAGEDAVKREPGLYFKWPYPIESVTKYDTRVRTLTLKLETQQTADAKQVAVEAFCSWRVNDPLKFFRKFSNAGERPEDHYRKAEDSLSTAMRSALGVVSKYTMDDLFTTGAEGSQLSELEAQILAGLRSPEDKSNVDLSELGVEVASVGLMRVVLPEETTKAVFERMKGSRDRLAKEIESRGEAEAQAIRAKAESDAKKIREFAQSLANELRARGEREATPFYAMMSERPELAVFLSATDYLRSSTAKRTTLVVSEEVPGLNLLFPSASRAAQAGTIPSVLVPLPRVPAGAAPVEEAPKANLPAVLEGSK; encoded by the coding sequence GTGCGAACGTTCATCCGGTTCCTGGTCGCGGGCGTCTTCCTGCTCGCGCTCTTCGCCTTCGCCTGCACGTACACGGTGCGCTTCACCGAGGCGGGGGTGCTCACGATGTTCGGGCGCGCGGGCGAGGACGCCGTGAAGCGCGAGCCCGGGCTGTACTTCAAGTGGCCCTACCCGATCGAGTCGGTCACGAAGTACGACACGCGGGTGCGGACGCTCACGCTGAAGCTCGAGACGCAGCAGACGGCGGACGCGAAGCAGGTCGCGGTGGAGGCGTTCTGCTCCTGGCGGGTGAACGATCCGCTGAAGTTCTTCCGGAAGTTCTCGAACGCGGGCGAGCGCCCGGAGGACCACTACCGCAAGGCCGAGGACTCGCTGAGCACGGCGATGCGTTCGGCCCTGGGCGTGGTGAGCAAGTACACGATGGACGACCTGTTCACGACCGGGGCCGAGGGGTCGCAGCTCTCCGAGCTGGAGGCGCAGATCCTCGCGGGGCTGCGCTCGCCCGAGGACAAGAGCAACGTGGACCTGTCGGAGCTGGGCGTGGAGGTGGCGAGCGTCGGGCTGATGCGGGTGGTGCTCCCCGAGGAGACGACCAAGGCGGTGTTCGAGCGGATGAAGGGAAGCCGCGATCGCCTGGCGAAGGAGATCGAGTCGCGGGGCGAGGCCGAGGCGCAGGCGATCCGCGCGAAGGCGGAGAGCGACGCGAAGAAGATCCGCGAGTTCGCGCAGTCGCTGGCGAACGAGCTGCGGGCGCGGGGCGAGCGTGAGGCGACGCCCTTCTACGCGATGATGAGCGAGCGCCCCGAGCTCGCGGTGTTCCTGTCGGCGACGGACTACCTCCGCAGCAGCACGGCGAAGCGCACGACCCTGGTGGTCTCGGAAGAGGTGCCCGGGCTGAACCTGCTGTTCCCCAGCGCCTCGCGGGCGGCCCAGGCGGGGACGATCCCGTCGGTGCTCGTGCCCCTGCCCCGCGTGCCCGCGGGCGCGGCGCCGGTCGAGGAG
- a CDS encoding glycosyltransferase — protein sequence MNGMSVTIDQPPPHAREGSPERERAGGARGAVLGPLVGGCLKHAVLALQDGRGADAVEAIAAAAVADIQQYSQAFLRGVPEAAALGSLYERAFAQAGLSPGVREAAPIPRGRPARLVYVVGSVVEGQAASATIARLVALHDRRAFDPVVVVAEEATRRDPALTFLRQPDAPSERVGAPTLARLRAHAPVRVLHAGGTFVDGARDGVALMRDLAREAPIDLAVFVASSACPVQAGMAWARVAPTQCVLSVGSPLVLRGVDAVIFNNPRRRRADAPGLAAMGIRDAGVETSGGDAGGAAQALACTRASLGLPARAVVLASVSNALERRMLATTFARDLGAFLARTPDAWWVGVGACETDGLTRAIAAGAGDRANDVAARCVFLGARRDVPQVLKACDLLLNEYPEGGGNSVIESMGAGVPVVAVRAGPRHAECIGADLAGDDPAWGGVDSLDDYWRLATRLATDEAARREAGRAQQRRALERLDYPVIARAYERIFRGLMRAGERRS from the coding sequence ATGAACGGCATGAGCGTCACGATCGATCAGCCGCCGCCGCACGCGCGGGAAGGGTCTCCCGAGCGAGAGCGCGCGGGGGGCGCACGGGGCGCGGTGCTGGGGCCGCTCGTGGGCGGGTGCCTCAAGCACGCCGTGCTCGCGCTGCAGGACGGCCGAGGTGCGGACGCCGTCGAGGCGATCGCCGCGGCGGCCGTGGCGGACATCCAGCAGTACTCGCAGGCGTTCCTGCGGGGCGTGCCCGAGGCGGCGGCGCTCGGGAGCCTGTACGAGCGGGCCTTCGCGCAGGCGGGGCTTTCCCCGGGCGTGCGAGAGGCCGCGCCGATCCCGCGCGGGCGCCCGGCGCGCCTGGTGTACGTGGTGGGGTCGGTGGTGGAAGGACAGGCGGCGAGCGCGACGATCGCGCGGCTGGTCGCGTTGCACGATCGGCGGGCGTTCGATCCCGTGGTGGTCGTGGCGGAAGAGGCCACGCGGCGCGACCCCGCGCTGACGTTCCTGCGCCAGCCCGACGCGCCCTCCGAACGCGTGGGCGCTCCGACGCTCGCGCGACTCCGCGCGCACGCCCCGGTGCGCGTGCTGCACGCCGGGGGCACCTTCGTCGACGGCGCGCGCGACGGCGTGGCGCTCATGCGCGATCTGGCACGCGAGGCGCCGATCGACCTGGCCGTGTTCGTGGCGAGCAGCGCCTGCCCCGTGCAGGCGGGGATGGCCTGGGCACGCGTCGCGCCGACGCAGTGCGTGCTGAGCGTGGGCTCGCCCCTGGTGCTGCGGGGCGTGGACGCGGTGATCTTCAACAACCCGCGCCGGCGGCGCGCCGATGCGCCGGGGCTGGCGGCGATGGGCATCCGCGACGCGGGCGTCGAGACGAGCGGGGGCGACGCCGGCGGGGCGGCCCAGGCGCTCGCGTGCACCCGGGCGTCGCTCGGGCTGCCCGCGCGGGCGGTGGTGCTGGCGAGCGTCTCGAACGCGCTCGAGCGCCGCATGCTCGCGACGACGTTCGCGCGCGACCTGGGCGCGTTCCTGGCGCGCACGCCCGACGCGTGGTGGGTGGGCGTGGGCGCCTGCGAGACAGACGGGCTCACGCGGGCCATCGCGGCGGGCGCGGGAGACCGGGCCAATGACGTGGCGGCCCGCTGCGTGTTCCTGGGGGCGCGGCGCGACGTGCCCCAGGTGCTCAAGGCGTGCGACCTGCTGCTCAACGAGTACCCCGAGGGGGGCGGGAACAGCGTGATCGAGTCGATGGGCGCGGGCGTGCCGGTGGTCGCGGTGCGTGCCGGCCCGCGCCACGCCGAGTGCATCGGCGCGGACCTGGCGGGCGATGACCCCGCCTGGGGCGGCGTGGACTCGCTGGACGACTACTGGCGCCTGGCGACGCGCCTGGCGACGGACGAGGCGGCACGCCGCGAGGCCGGGCGGGCGCAGCAACGCCGCGCCCTGGAGCGACTGGACTACCCGGTGATCGCGCGGGCGTACGAGCGGATCTTCCGCGGGCTCATGCGCGCGGGCGAACGGCGCTCCTGA
- a CDS encoding ABC transporter permease subunit — MITQLIAIAKNAFVESVRQPVLFTLVLLAGIIQVFNTFNAAFSMADVESSQVSGDTKLLFDIGLGTIFVISTLLAGFIATAVISREIENKTVLTVISKPIPRPVLVLGKFAGVAGAMLAALVVMLVFLLLAVRHGVMSTAADELDGPVIFFGVGFVALSLFIAGWCNFFYGWNFPQTLVTLLVPLSILAYVLVLFVGKKWNLQPPLTDFKDQVMVASLCLGLAVLVLTSVALAASTRLGQVMTLVVSMGVFVGALLSNHMIGQHVFDNAALGRIQSVSPEDPERASFRNLGDTLVVRLSREPLERPRPGDPVYFSPGPSGFPMLAPTDYARFSGALNELTEQLASEQPPAIIVLDSSGATLRVRHIGGRPLAITRAPEPDDYVFSRPTSIRPVALAAWGAIPNLQFFWLLDAVSQNRRVPAAYVGLVSLYAACQVGVFLSLAVLLFQRRDVG; from the coding sequence ATGATCACGCAGCTGATCGCCATCGCCAAGAACGCGTTCGTCGAGAGCGTCCGCCAGCCGGTGCTCTTCACGCTCGTGCTGCTCGCCGGCATCATCCAGGTGTTCAACACCTTCAACGCCGCGTTCAGCATGGCCGATGTCGAAAGTTCGCAGGTCTCGGGCGATACCAAGCTCCTCTTCGACATCGGCCTGGGCACCATCTTCGTCATCTCCACGCTGCTCGCGGGGTTCATCGCCACCGCCGTCATCTCGCGCGAGATCGAGAACAAGACCGTCCTCACCGTCATCAGCAAGCCCATCCCGCGCCCGGTGCTCGTGCTCGGCAAGTTCGCCGGGGTCGCCGGCGCGATGCTGGCGGCCCTGGTCGTGATGCTCGTCTTCCTGCTCCTGGCCGTCCGGCACGGGGTCATGTCCACCGCCGCCGACGAGCTCGACGGGCCAGTCATCTTCTTCGGCGTCGGCTTCGTCGCCCTCTCCCTCTTCATCGCCGGCTGGTGCAACTTCTTCTACGGCTGGAACTTCCCGCAGACGCTCGTCACGCTCCTCGTGCCGCTCTCCATCCTCGCCTACGTGCTGGTCCTCTTCGTCGGCAAGAAGTGGAACCTCCAGCCCCCGCTCACCGACTTCAAGGACCAGGTCATGGTCGCGTCGCTGTGCCTGGGGCTCGCCGTGCTCGTCCTGACCAGCGTGGCCCTCGCCGCGTCCACCCGCCTCGGGCAGGTCATGACGCTCGTGGTCAGCATGGGCGTCTTCGTCGGCGCCCTGCTCTCCAACCACATGATCGGCCAGCACGTCTTCGACAACGCCGCCCTGGGACGCATCCAGTCGGTCTCGCCCGAAGATCCCGAGCGCGCCAGCTTCCGGAACCTGGGCGACACCCTCGTCGTGCGACTCTCGCGCGAGCCACTGGAACGCCCGCGCCCCGGCGACCCCGTGTACTTCTCGCCCGGCCCCAGCGGGTTCCCCATGCTGGCGCCGACCGACTACGCCCGGTTCTCGGGCGCTCTGAACGAACTCACCGAACAGCTCGCTTCCGAACAGCCCCCGGCGATCATCGTGCTTGATTCGTCCGGCGCCACCCTGCGCGTGCGTCACATCGGCGGCCGCCCCCTCGCCATCACCCGGGCTCCGGAGCCCGACGACTATGTCTTCAGCCGCCCCACCTCCATCCGCCCGGTCGCGCTCGCCGCCTGGGGCGCCATCCCCAACCTCCAGTTCTTCTGGCTCCTCGACGCCGTCTCGCAGAACCGGCGGGTACCCGCTGCGTATGTTGGGCTGGTATCGCTGTATGCGGCGTGCCAGGTCGGCGTGTTTCTCAGCCTCGCCGTCCTGCTCTTCCAACGCCGCGACGTGGGCTGA
- a CDS encoding NAD(P)H-dependent oxidoreductase: MAQQVRILAFSGSTRDGSYNTMLVKAASAGATRLGAQVTVLNLRDLALPMYDEDLEKREGLPAGVRRFKDALRAAHGVLIASPEYNSSISAALKNAIDWASRPENDQPPLSCFNGKVAGLLAASPGALGGLRGLVHLRSILGNIGVIVLPQQFALSKSHEAFAPDGSIKDEKTRAAAEGIAEAVASTCAKLAG; encoded by the coding sequence ATGGCACAGCAGGTCCGCATTCTCGCGTTCTCGGGGAGCACCCGCGACGGTTCGTACAACACGATGCTCGTGAAGGCCGCCAGCGCCGGCGCCACGCGACTGGGCGCTCAGGTCACCGTGCTGAACCTGCGCGACCTCGCGCTGCCGATGTACGACGAAGACCTGGAGAAGCGCGAGGGGCTGCCCGCCGGCGTCCGGCGATTCAAGGACGCGCTGCGTGCCGCCCACGGCGTGCTCATCGCGTCGCCCGAGTACAACAGCTCGATCAGCGCGGCGTTGAAGAACGCCATCGACTGGGCGAGCCGCCCGGAGAACGACCAGCCCCCGCTCTCGTGCTTCAACGGGAAGGTCGCGGGGCTGCTCGCCGCGTCGCCCGGCGCGCTGGGCGGGCTGCGCGGGCTGGTGCACCTGCGCAGCATCCTGGGCAACATCGGGGTGATCGTGCTCCCGCAGCAGTTCGCCCTCTCGAAGTCGCACGAGGCCTTCGCGCCCGACGGCTCGATCAAGGACGAGAAGACCCGCGCCGCGGCCGAGGGCATCGCCGAGGCCGTCGCCTCGACCTGCGCCAAGCTCGCGGGCTGA
- a CDS encoding GGDEF domain-containing protein, whose product MAKPTLDRVLSCPTLPSLPAVALQVLELTKDPRVSIARIAQTVQNDPALASKVLRTVNSSYYALSTPCPNIGRAMSLLGLNTVKSIVLSFSLVDTTSKLGLDGAFDLESYWRRAVYSAAAARAIAQHTRACDPDEAFVGALLQDIGMLACFTALRGEYAAVIAKVGEDHDESAGVERATLGFDHAGVGGQLAERWRLPEQLVEAVAHHHAAEHASGPHARMVRTVALGGMVASALTVARPQSKLGAFIVSARRWFEVDSATSKSLVESTAAGAAELSKLLDISTGRRPDVGSILAEAHERMLETQEEIAAESAALRRDNEELARRANTDGLTGLHNRAFFDRELREQLAKTRAARHPITLIFLDADKFKGVNDTHGHQAGDAVLIETARRLRDAIGRVGTLCRYGGEEFVAILPQIDLEKGKRIAELLRRAIERSPFDLAHYDLPGIVLPRTISLGVATSDPANASGSWTPEHLTKLADEAVYAAKTAGRNCVRWADPGAPSPEKAAAPAPADLAPTVAVVDPDPFARRLIAGALLTRFRVTATPTLAPDESASLVFIDAALLLAGLPRRPAKFVAMTSDADPAMRAACEAAGALCVLDKLEFAQRPGETVERFRAMLIPGVSPPRAQAA is encoded by the coding sequence ATGGCCAAACCCACTCTCGACCGAGTTCTGTCTTGCCCCACGCTCCCCTCGCTCCCCGCGGTGGCGCTGCAGGTGCTGGAACTGACGAAAGATCCGAGGGTATCGATCGCGCGGATTGCGCAGACGGTGCAGAATGATCCGGCGCTCGCGAGCAAGGTGCTCCGCACCGTCAACTCCAGCTACTACGCGCTGAGCACGCCCTGCCCCAACATCGGGCGCGCGATGAGCCTGCTGGGGCTGAACACCGTCAAGTCGATCGTGCTCAGCTTCAGCCTGGTAGACACCACCAGCAAGCTCGGGCTCGACGGCGCGTTCGATCTCGAATCCTACTGGCGGCGTGCCGTGTACAGCGCCGCCGCCGCGCGCGCAATCGCCCAGCACACCCGCGCGTGCGACCCGGACGAGGCCTTCGTCGGGGCGCTGCTCCAGGACATCGGGATGCTCGCGTGCTTCACGGCGTTGCGGGGCGAGTACGCCGCCGTCATCGCGAAGGTGGGCGAGGACCACGACGAATCGGCGGGCGTGGAGCGCGCGACGCTGGGGTTCGATCACGCGGGCGTGGGCGGGCAGCTCGCCGAGCGCTGGCGCCTGCCCGAGCAGCTCGTCGAGGCCGTCGCGCATCACCACGCCGCCGAGCACGCCTCGGGCCCGCACGCGCGGATGGTGCGGACGGTGGCGCTGGGCGGGATGGTGGCGTCCGCGCTCACGGTGGCGCGCCCGCAGTCGAAGCTGGGCGCGTTCATCGTCAGCGCGCGCCGGTGGTTCGAGGTGGATTCCGCGACGTCCAAGTCGCTGGTGGAGTCCACCGCCGCCGGGGCCGCCGAACTCTCGAAACTGCTCGACATCTCCACGGGCCGGCGCCCCGACGTGGGCTCGATCCTTGCCGAGGCGCACGAGCGGATGCTCGAGACGCAGGAGGAGATCGCGGCCGAGTCGGCGGCCCTGCGTCGCGACAACGAGGAACTGGCGCGCCGCGCGAACACCGACGGGCTGACCGGGCTGCACAACCGCGCGTTCTTCGATCGCGAACTGCGCGAGCAGCTCGCCAAGACCCGGGCCGCACGCCACCCCATCACGCTCATCTTCCTGGACGCCGACAAGTTCAAGGGCGTGAACGACACCCACGGGCACCAGGCCGGCGACGCCGTGCTCATCGAGACGGCCCGGCGTCTGCGCGACGCCATCGGGCGCGTGGGCACCCTGTGCCGCTACGGCGGGGAAGAGTTCGTCGCGATCCTTCCGCAGATCGACCTCGAGAAGGGCAAGCGGATCGCGGAACTGCTGCGGCGGGCCATCGAGCGGTCGCCTTTCGACCTCGCGCACTACGACCTGCCGGGGATCGTGCTTCCCCGCACGATCAGCCTGGGCGTGGCGACGAGCGACCCGGCGAACGCGAGCGGGTCGTGGACGCCCGAGCACCTGACGAAACTCGCGGACGAGGCGGTCTACGCCGCCAAGACCGCCGGTCGCAACTGCGTGCGCTGGGCCGACCCCGGCGCACCGTCGCCCGAGAAGGCCGCCGCGCCCGCGCCGGCCGATCTCGCGCCGACGGTCGCCGTCGTCGACCCGGACCCGTTCGCGCGCCGGCTGATCGCCGGGGCGCTGCTCACGCGGTTCCGCGTCACCGCGACGCCCACGCTCGCGCCCGACGAATCAGCGTCGCTCGTGTTCATCGACGCGGCCCTGCTCCTGGCCGGGTTGCCCCGGCGCCCGGCCAAGTTCGTGGCGATGACCTCCGACGCCGACCCCGCGATGCGGGCCGCGTGCGAGGCCGCCGGCGCCCTCTGCGTGCTCGACAAGCTCGAGTTCGCCCAGCGCCCCGGTGAAACCGTGGAACGCTTCCGCGCGATGCTGATCCCGGGGGTCTCCCCGCCCCGCGCGCAGGCGGCGTAG